Proteins encoded by one window of Lepisosteus oculatus isolate fLepOcu1 chromosome 18, fLepOcu1.hap2, whole genome shotgun sequence:
- the LOC138224050 gene encoding coiled-coil domain-containing protein 186-like, which yields MSVSTVETLAVICNEDLEEFVEAVISSMKEGVLSLQNLFAILLVVDRNHMEQEHADIRKLILAAKEWLERSDKAATCKVEKVDKHCEELTMEKGRLQQEHGSKKTELANLKDQLTANTEILERHRNELQSAKSNLQSKQQIVNDIKARMQHDEAIRNTGIGLMFIPIIGTIIGATLIGVYQTDLNNATEAANTAEMALRTSEENVTTSLSRVEEYEQMVEKKREELNNIDACLRQIQNDIQDISSKISYMVTVQQDLRNATQMLNTLSGKAQVLVKQTEYVIILDVVINILQDISLKLCEILGMEKYHLLCQEDIATLISALREDNEKLKAISFQEDQETIVSLI from the exons ATGTCAGTGtcaactgtagagacactcgcTGTCATCTGTAATGAAGACTTGGAGGAATTTGTTGAGGCTGTTATATCATCCATGAAGGAAGGTGTCCTCTCACTGCAGAATCTCTTTGCGATTCTCCTGGTTGTGGACAGAAATCACATGGAGCAGGAACATGCAGATATTAGGAAACTGATTCTGGCAGCAAAGGAATGGCTGGAACGATCAGATAAAGCTGCAACATGCAAAGTGGAAAAGGTGGACAAGCACTGTGAGGAGCTGACAATGGAGAAGGGCAGGCTGCAACAAGAACATGGTAGCAAGAAAACAGAATTGGCCAACCTGAAAGACCAGCTCACAGCCAACACTGAAATATTGGAGAGACACAGAAATGAACTGCAGTCAGCAAAAAGTAATCTTCAGTCCAAACAGCAGATTGTAAATGATATTAAAGCCAGAATGCAGCATGATGAAGCTATTAGAAACACTGGAATTGGACTGATGTTTATTCCTATTATTGGGACTATAATAG gagCTACTCTGATTGGTGTCTATCAAACGGACTTAAACAATGCCACAGAGGCTGCCAACACTGCTGAAATGGCTTTGAGGACATCTGAGGAAAATGTCACCACATCTCTTAGTAGAGTAGAGGAATATGAGCAAATGGTTgaaaagaagagagaggagcTCAACAACATTGATGCATGCTTAAGACAAATTCAGAATGACATTCAAGACATTTCCTCTAAGATCTCATACATGGTGACTGTCCAGCAAGACTTGAGGAATGCCACACAGATGCTCAACACATTGTCAGGGAAAGCACAGGTGTTGGTGAAACAGACTGAGTATGTCATCATCTTGGATGTGGTGATTAACATTCTACAGGATATCTCTCTGAAACTGTGTGAAATCTTGGGCATGGAAAAATACCATCTTCTCTGTCAGGAAGATATTGCAACACTCATAAGTGCTTTGAGAGAAGACAACGAGAAACTGAAAGCTATTTCTTTTCAAGAGGATCAGGAAACTATTGTATCATTAATATGA